The following are from one region of the Thiocapsa rosea genome:
- the hemW gene encoding radical SAM family heme chaperone HemW translates to MTESASSSSGGAQALPLALYVHTPWCVSKCPYCDFNSHAAPTPPFEDYVTRLLADLDLELDRPGARRPLSSVFIGGGTPSLFPGPAVRRLLDGIRERADVLPEIEMTLEANPGTRDAARFADYREAGINRLSIGVQSLSAARLRALGRIHGPDEVDETLRMARAAGFDNINLDMMFALPEQDLPEARQDLEGLIALQPEHISYYQLTLEPNTAFYANPPAVPDPDLAADIAEQGLEVLERAGYRRYEVSAYARNGARCRHNLNYWEFGDYLGIGAGAHGKLTQESPERGGRQVSRTAKHRHPSAYLNASTDGLETLDSLISSTRILDEQDRVFEFALNALRLVEGFPCALFTRTTGLPWSYISNILQGAERDGMVRILADRVEPTDLGLRFLDDLVARFAPGS, encoded by the coding sequence GTGACCGAATCCGCAAGCAGCAGCAGCGGCGGCGCGCAGGCGTTGCCGCTTGCGCTTTACGTGCACACCCCTTGGTGTGTCAGCAAATGTCCCTATTGCGATTTCAACTCGCACGCCGCGCCCACCCCGCCGTTCGAAGACTATGTGACACGCCTTCTGGCGGATCTGGATCTGGAGCTCGATCGGCCCGGTGCACGCCGGCCGCTGAGTTCGGTCTTTATCGGCGGCGGAACACCCAGCCTGTTTCCCGGCCCGGCCGTGCGGCGCCTGCTCGACGGGATTCGGGAGCGTGCGGACGTGCTCCCCGAGATCGAGATGACCCTGGAGGCGAATCCGGGAACGCGCGATGCGGCCCGTTTCGCGGACTATCGCGAGGCGGGGATCAATCGGCTCTCGATCGGGGTGCAGAGTCTTTCGGCAGCTCGTTTGCGTGCGCTGGGCCGGATCCACGGACCGGACGAGGTTGACGAGACCCTGCGGATGGCCCGCGCGGCGGGCTTCGACAATATCAATCTGGACATGATGTTTGCGCTACCCGAGCAGGACCTCCCAGAGGCACGGCAGGACCTCGAAGGGCTGATCGCTCTGCAACCCGAGCACATCTCCTACTATCAACTCACCCTAGAGCCCAACACGGCGTTTTATGCGAACCCGCCTGCCGTGCCGGATCCCGACCTGGCCGCCGACATCGCCGAGCAGGGCCTCGAGGTCCTGGAACGGGCCGGCTACCGACGATACGAGGTCTCCGCCTATGCGCGGAATGGAGCGCGCTGTCGCCACAACCTCAACTACTGGGAGTTCGGCGACTATCTCGGGATCGGTGCGGGCGCCCACGGCAAGCTCACGCAGGAGAGCCCGGAGCGAGGCGGCCGGCAGGTGTCGCGAACCGCGAAACACCGCCATCCCTCGGCCTACCTGAACGCCTCCACGGACGGCTTGGAGACCTTGGACAGCTTGATCAGCAGCACGCGCATCCTTGACGAGCAGGATCGGGTTTTCGAGTTTGCACTCAATGCACTGCGTCTCGTCGAGGGATTCCCGTGCGCTCTTTTCACCCGCACGACGGGACTGCCTTGGTCTTACATCTCGAACATCCTTCAGGGCGCGGAGCGCGACGGCATGGTCCGGATCCTCGCCGACCGCGTCGAGCCGACCGACCTGGGTCTTCGTTTTCTCGACGACCTTGTCGCGCGCTTTGCGCCGGGGTCGTGA
- the rpmE gene encoding 50S ribosomal protein L31, producing MKEGIHPNYADVKVVCSCGNEFTTRSTLGKEMHVEVCSSCHPFYTGKQKVLDTAGRVDKFRRKYAR from the coding sequence ATGAAAGAAGGAATCCATCCCAACTACGCCGACGTCAAGGTGGTCTGCAGCTGCGGTAACGAGTTTACGACCCGCTCAACCTTGGGCAAGGAGATGCACGTCGAGGTTTGCTCCTCTTGCCATCCCTTCTACACCGGCAAGCAAAAGGTTCTCGACACCGCCGGGCGTGTCGACAAGTTCAGGCGCAAATACGCGCGCTGA
- the uvrD gene encoding DNA helicase II, translating to MDVSALLDPLNDAQRAAVAAESGNLLVLAGAGSGKTRVLVHRIAWLVQVQQVPSYAVLAVTFTNKAAREMRGRIETMLGMPIGGMWVGTFHGLAHRFLRAHWQDAGLPQHFQILDSDDQFRLIKRILKAMQLDEARWPPRQVQGFINKQKDEGLRPNHLDGGGDFFTDKMITVYRQYEEERARSGLLDFADLLLKTLELLRERPDILGHYQRRFAHILVDEFQDTNAIQYAWLRLLAGANDNLFAVGDDDQSIYGWRGAKVENIQSFQRDYPNTQVIRLEQNYRSSGNILAAANALIAHNPTRLGKNLWTQDGEGEPIRRYTAFNEVDEARFVVERIRRLTQTEGHRRDECAILYRTTAQSRLFEEALIQAQIPYRVYGGLRFFERAEIRDALAYLRLVANPDDDAAFERVVNTPNRGIGARTLDLLRQQARETRVSLWRAAADLTGTSVLGPRGGAALLGFIDLIRDQRGAREGLPLHALVTALIEAAGLPDFYKKNKDGKGQDRVENLEQLVDTAARFEEDLHEEESDALAVFLAHAALEAGDTQADGFEDSVQLMTLHSAKGLEFPVVFLVGLEEGLFPHSLSAEDPSRLEEERRLCYVGMTRAMRELYVTHAESRRLYGREESPMPSRFLREVPPGLVEEVRARSATRRATPTPSASLTSMSSGDAGLFRLGQRVVHPKFGEGVVLNSEGRGAAARIQVNFQKAGAKWLVLAYARLEPAG from the coding sequence ATGGATGTCTCCGCCCTACTCGATCCCCTGAACGACGCTCAGCGCGCGGCTGTCGCCGCAGAGTCCGGTAACCTTCTCGTGCTCGCCGGCGCCGGGTCGGGGAAGACTCGCGTCCTGGTCCATCGCATCGCCTGGTTAGTCCAGGTGCAGCAGGTCCCGTCCTACGCCGTTCTGGCGGTCACCTTCACCAACAAAGCAGCGCGCGAGATGCGCGGCCGAATCGAGACCATGCTCGGCATGCCCATCGGCGGGATGTGGGTCGGTACCTTTCACGGGCTCGCCCATCGCTTTTTGCGCGCGCACTGGCAGGACGCCGGACTCCCGCAGCATTTCCAGATCCTGGATTCGGACGACCAATTCCGCCTGATCAAGAGGATCCTCAAGGCGATGCAGCTTGACGAGGCGCGCTGGCCGCCGCGTCAGGTACAGGGTTTCATCAACAAACAGAAGGACGAGGGTCTGCGGCCGAACCACCTGGACGGCGGCGGCGATTTCTTCACGGACAAGATGATCACGGTCTATCGCCAGTACGAGGAGGAGCGCGCACGCTCGGGTCTGCTCGACTTTGCCGATCTTCTGCTCAAGACGTTGGAGCTGCTGCGCGAGCGTCCGGATATCCTCGGGCACTACCAGCGACGCTTCGCGCATATCCTGGTCGACGAGTTTCAGGACACCAACGCCATTCAGTACGCCTGGCTGCGTCTTTTGGCCGGAGCGAACGACAACCTCTTCGCCGTCGGCGACGATGATCAGTCGATCTACGGCTGGCGCGGCGCGAAGGTCGAGAATATCCAATCCTTTCAACGCGATTACCCCAACACCCAGGTGATCCGGCTGGAGCAGAATTATCGATCGAGCGGCAACATCCTGGCCGCAGCCAACGCCCTGATCGCCCACAACCCGACTCGGCTCGGCAAGAATCTCTGGACCCAAGACGGCGAGGGCGAGCCGATCCGACGCTACACGGCCTTCAACGAGGTCGACGAGGCGCGTTTCGTCGTGGAGAGGATTCGGCGCTTGACCCAGACGGAGGGTCATCGGCGCGACGAGTGCGCCATCCTCTATCGCACGACGGCCCAATCACGTCTCTTCGAAGAAGCGCTGATCCAGGCGCAGATCCCCTATCGGGTCTACGGCGGATTGCGGTTCTTCGAGCGCGCCGAGATCCGCGATGCTCTCGCTTATCTGCGCCTGGTGGCCAACCCGGACGACGATGCCGCCTTCGAACGCGTGGTCAACACACCCAACCGGGGCATCGGCGCCCGTACCTTGGATCTGTTGCGCCAGCAGGCGCGCGAGACACGGGTCTCGCTCTGGCGGGCGGCGGCCGATCTGACCGGGACATCGGTCCTGGGCCCGAGGGGCGGTGCCGCACTGCTCGGCTTCATCGATCTGATCCGGGACCAGCGGGGTGCGCGCGAAGGTCTGCCGCTGCACGCGCTGGTGACCGCCTTGATCGAAGCGGCCGGCTTGCCGGATTTCTACAAGAAGAACAAAGACGGCAAGGGCCAGGATCGGGTGGAAAACCTGGAGCAGTTGGTGGATACGGCCGCGCGCTTCGAGGAGGACCTGCACGAGGAAGAGAGCGACGCGCTTGCGGTCTTTCTTGCGCATGCCGCACTCGAAGCAGGCGATACTCAAGCCGACGGTTTCGAGGACAGCGTCCAGCTCATGACCCTGCACAGCGCCAAGGGTCTGGAGTTTCCGGTGGTCTTTCTGGTCGGGCTGGAAGAGGGCCTCTTCCCGCACAGTCTCTCGGCCGAAGATCCGAGCCGGCTCGAAGAGGAACGACGGCTTTGCTATGTCGGCATGACACGCGCGATGCGCGAGCTTTACGTGACCCACGCCGAAAGCCGACGGCTTTACGGCCGGGAGGAGTCCCCGATGCCCTCGCGGTTCCTGCGCGAGGTCCCGCCGGGATTGGTCGAGGAGGTCCGGGCGCGCAGCGCGACCCGCCGCGCGACACCCACCCCGAGCGCGAGCTTGACGTCGATGTCGAGCGGCGATGCCGGTCTCTTCAGGCTCGGCCAACGCGTCGTCCACCCGAAATTCGGCGAGGGCGTGGTCCTGAACAGCGAGGGACGCGGCGCCGCGGCACGGATTCAGGTCAATTTTCAGAAGGCCGGAGCCAAATGGCTGGTCCTGGCTTATGCTCGGCTCGAGCCAGCGGGTTGA
- a CDS encoding TRAP transporter substrate-binding protein — protein MQRRDFIKGVGAGSLAVGALAGGMGSAHAKAEYRWKMVTTWPKNFPGLGTGANNLAALIGEMSGGRIEVKVFGAGELVPAFEIFDAVSRGTAEMGHGSAYYWKGKSEAAQFFSTVPFGLTAQEMNGWIYHGGGMELWSELYARFGLVPAPAGNTGVQMGGWFNKEINSVEDLKGLKMRIPGLGGEVLARAGGTPVNLPGGELFTALQNRTIDATEWVGPYNDLAFGLYKAAKYYYYPGWHEPGTILEAMINKKVYDGLPADLQSIVMNACKVVNQDMLAEYTARNPVALQTLITKHNVELRRFPNDVILKLRTLSEEVVAEIAQKDEFSSKVYSSYKKFLSQSKEWSRIGELTYLQARDQA, from the coding sequence ATGCAACGCCGCGATTTCATCAAAGGGGTTGGTGCCGGCTCGTTGGCGGTCGGGGCGCTGGCCGGCGGCATGGGGTCGGCTCATGCCAAGGCCGAATACAGGTGGAAGATGGTCACGACGTGGCCGAAGAACTTCCCGGGTCTCGGCACGGGGGCGAACAACCTTGCGGCTTTGATCGGCGAGATGAGCGGAGGCCGGATCGAGGTCAAGGTCTTCGGTGCCGGCGAGCTGGTCCCCGCGTTCGAGATTTTCGATGCGGTCTCGCGCGGAACCGCCGAGATGGGTCACGGCTCGGCCTATTACTGGAAGGGCAAGAGCGAAGCCGCTCAATTCTTCTCCACCGTGCCTTTCGGCCTGACGGCGCAGGAGATGAACGGCTGGATTTACCATGGCGGCGGGATGGAGCTTTGGTCCGAGCTTTACGCGCGGTTCGGCTTGGTGCCTGCGCCTGCGGGAAACACCGGCGTTCAGATGGGCGGTTGGTTCAACAAGGAGATCAACTCGGTCGAGGATCTGAAAGGCCTGAAGATGCGTATCCCCGGGCTTGGCGGCGAAGTGCTGGCGCGAGCCGGCGGCACCCCGGTCAACCTTCCCGGAGGCGAGCTGTTTACCGCACTACAGAACCGCACGATCGATGCCACCGAGTGGGTCGGACCTTACAACGACCTGGCCTTCGGTCTCTACAAGGCGGCCAAGTATTACTACTATCCGGGTTGGCACGAGCCGGGCACCATCCTGGAGGCAATGATCAACAAAAAGGTCTACGACGGGCTACCCGCGGATCTGCAATCCATCGTCATGAACGCCTGCAAGGTGGTCAATCAGGACATGCTCGCCGAGTACACTGCGCGCAACCCCGTCGCGCTTCAGACGCTCATCACCAAGCACAATGTCGAGCTGCGACGGTTTCCGAACGACGTCATCCTCAAACTTCGGACACTCTCGGAGGAGGTTGTCGCCGAGATTGCACAGAAGGACGAGTTCTCCTCCAAGGTCTATAGCTCCTACAAAAAATTCCTCAGCCAAAGCAAGGAGTGGAGCCGAATCGGGGAGTTGACCTACCTGCAGGCACGCGATCAGGCGTGA
- a CDS encoding 30S ribosomal protein S1 codes for MSEPSFEDLLKQFDQTHPQSGAGGAAVGDKVRGVLVSIGEEFAFVDLGGKSEGRIEVSVLKDDEGNLKSAVGDTIETHVTGKDEDSGMLLLGSQHGHRYHGIEEVEGAYRQGLPVQGQVSAAVKGGVEVQVAGLRAFCPASQVDIRFIEDLSELVGQRLDFRITKFEGGRRPNLVLSRKVLLEEEQRQRAEETRAQLHEGAVLSGIVTSLKDYGAFVDIGGLEGMIHISQLAFGHVKHPSEILSVGQSVEVSVLRIEPPSGPKGREKIALSIRALARDPWQEAANSFPVGQRVSGRVSRLQPFGAFVELAPGIDGLVHISELGAGRRVNHPSEVLNVGDPVEATVLGVDSERRRISLSLDETKAGEAGWQAPGGTSDVPAAEVPEKTMGSFGALLQASLKKGQS; via the coding sequence ATGTCCGAACCCAGCTTTGAAGACCTCCTCAAGCAATTCGACCAGACCCATCCGCAGTCCGGTGCCGGGGGGGCAGCCGTCGGCGACAAGGTGCGGGGTGTATTGGTGTCGATCGGCGAAGAGTTCGCCTTCGTCGATCTAGGAGGCAAATCGGAAGGCCGCATCGAGGTCTCGGTCCTCAAGGATGACGAGGGCAATCTAAAGTCCGCCGTCGGCGACACCATCGAGACACATGTCACCGGCAAGGACGAAGACTCGGGGATGCTGCTGCTCGGCAGCCAGCACGGTCATCGCTATCACGGTATCGAAGAGGTCGAGGGTGCCTACCGGCAGGGGTTGCCCGTACAAGGCCAGGTCAGCGCGGCCGTGAAGGGTGGTGTCGAGGTGCAGGTGGCCGGGTTGCGTGCCTTCTGTCCGGCCTCTCAGGTCGACATCCGCTTCATCGAAGACCTCTCCGAGCTGGTCGGCCAGCGCTTGGATTTTCGCATCACCAAGTTCGAAGGCGGCCGACGTCCGAATCTGGTGCTGTCGCGCAAGGTCCTGCTCGAAGAGGAGCAGCGCCAACGCGCCGAGGAGACCCGCGCGCAACTGCACGAAGGCGCGGTCTTGTCGGGGATCGTCACCTCGCTGAAGGACTACGGCGCGTTCGTGGATATCGGCGGTCTCGAGGGCATGATCCACATCAGTCAACTGGCCTTCGGTCATGTAAAGCATCCGAGCGAGATCCTCAGCGTCGGCCAGTCGGTCGAGGTCTCGGTCCTGCGCATCGAGCCGCCGAGCGGTCCGAAGGGCCGGGAGAAGATCGCGCTCTCGATCCGCGCTCTCGCCCGCGATCCCTGGCAGGAGGCTGCGAACAGCTTCCCCGTCGGTCAGCGGGTGAGCGGCAGGGTAAGTCGACTGCAACCCTTCGGTGCTTTCGTCGAGCTTGCCCCCGGGATCGACGGCCTGGTCCATATCAGCGAGCTTGGCGCCGGGCGCCGCGTGAACCATCCGAGCGAGGTGCTGAACGTCGGCGACCCTGTCGAGGCAACCGTCCTGGGCGTCGATTCGGAGCGGCGTCGGATCAGCCTATCGCTTGACGAGACCAAAGCGGGCGAAGCCGGGTGGCAGGCGCCGGGCGGCACGTCCGACGTACCGGCCGCGGAGGTGCCGGAGAAGACCATGGGCAGCTTCGGCGCGCTTTTGCAGGCGTCGTTGAAGAAAGGCCAATCGTAA
- a CDS encoding pilus assembly protein PilM produces the protein MFGLSSKIKPLIGIDISSTAIKLIELSRLPVETAATFRVEYFAIEPLPPGALIEKKIADVDRVAATIRKAVARTGTRAKRASVAVAGSAVITKVIAMAGTLNDAEMENQIQLEADQYIPYPLEEVNLDFQIVGPTKGNPSMVDVLLVASRQENVDDRVGVLEASGLIPAVVDVEAYAMENACSLILAEEAQDQTELEATRTVAVADVGAATTTLHVIHEGQIVYTREQNFGGQQLLDEVQRRYSLSREVALGKILDGDVAEGYETDVLGPFKEALAQQIGRALQFFYSGTSFNRVDRLLLAGRPASIPGIDRLMAERLKLPAAVANPFRRMSISPSVNSQELMREAPGMMVAVGLALRGFD, from the coding sequence ATGTTCGGCCTCAGCAGCAAAATAAAACCCCTCATCGGGATCGATATCAGCTCGACCGCGATCAAGCTCATCGAGCTGTCGCGATTGCCCGTGGAGACCGCCGCGACGTTTCGGGTCGAGTATTTCGCGATCGAGCCCCTTCCGCCGGGTGCCCTGATCGAGAAAAAGATCGCGGATGTCGACCGTGTGGCCGCGACCATCCGCAAGGCCGTCGCCAGAACCGGAACACGCGCGAAACGCGCATCGGTGGCCGTGGCCGGCTCGGCGGTGATCACTAAGGTGATCGCCATGGCCGGAACCCTCAACGACGCCGAGATGGAGAACCAGATCCAGCTCGAAGCGGATCAATACATCCCCTACCCGTTGGAAGAGGTCAATCTCGACTTTCAGATCGTTGGGCCGACGAAGGGCAATCCGTCGATGGTCGACGTGCTGTTGGTCGCCTCGCGTCAGGAGAACGTCGATGACCGGGTGGGCGTACTGGAAGCGTCCGGTTTGATACCGGCCGTCGTCGATGTCGAGGCCTATGCGATGGAGAACGCCTGCTCGCTGATCCTCGCCGAAGAAGCACAGGACCAGACCGAGCTGGAGGCTACTCGAACAGTCGCCGTGGCCGACGTGGGTGCCGCGACGACGACCTTGCACGTCATACACGAAGGTCAGATCGTCTACACCCGCGAGCAGAATTTCGGAGGCCAACAACTGCTCGACGAGGTCCAGCGCCGCTACAGCCTGTCGCGCGAGGTCGCTCTCGGCAAGATCCTCGACGGCGATGTCGCCGAGGGATACGAGACCGACGTGCTTGGACCCTTCAAGGAGGCGTTGGCACAACAGATCGGACGGGCGCTGCAGTTTTTTTATTCCGGGACCAGCTTCAATCGCGTCGATCGGCTCCTGCTTGCCGGTCGACCGGCAAGCATCCCGGGGATCGATCGGCTGATGGCCGAGCGTCTGAAACTGCCGGCCGCTGTCGCCAACCCCTTTCGTCGCATGTCGATCTCCCCGAGCGTCAACAGCCAGGAGTTGATGCGGGAGGCGCCCGGAATGATGGTCGCCGTCGGACTCGCTTTGCGGGGGTTCGACTAG
- a CDS encoding citrate synthase, whose protein sequence is MANQTITITNNVTGESFDFPLRSGSVGPSAADISSLYKEAGIFTYDPGFMSTASCHSAITYIDGEDGILLYRGYPIEQLATKASFLEVAYLLLYGELPVEKELVGFEKLITRHTMLNENLKDFLNGFHYDAHPMAILIGVVGSLSAFYHDSLSVNDARHREISAHRLIAKLPTIAAAAYKHSIGEPIMYPRNDLRYCANFLHMMFATPCEVYKPTLIAEKAMNLLFILHADHEQNASTSTVRLAGSSGANPFACVAAGIASLWGPAHGGANEAVLDMLHEIGDVKNVQRYMEKAKDKDDPFRLMGFGHRVYKNYDPRAKIIREVCHQVLEELADNNNPLFELAMKLEEIALSDAYFVERKLYPNVDFYSGIIYQALGIPRNMFTVMFAVARTVGWVSHWMEMMSDPNNRIGRPRQIYHGPTQRDYLPISKR, encoded by the coding sequence ATGGCGAACCAAACGATCACCATCACCAACAACGTCACGGGCGAGAGCTTCGACTTCCCGTTACGCTCCGGCAGCGTCGGCCCGTCGGCCGCGGACATCTCATCGCTCTACAAGGAGGCCGGGATCTTCACCTACGATCCCGGTTTCATGTCCACCGCCAGCTGCCACAGCGCCATCACCTACATCGACGGCGAGGACGGGATCCTGCTCTATCGGGGCTATCCGATCGAGCAGCTGGCGACCAAGGCGAGTTTTCTCGAGGTCGCCTATCTCCTCCTGTATGGCGAGCTGCCCGTGGAAAAGGAGTTGGTCGGGTTCGAAAAGCTGATCACCCGCCACACCATGCTCAATGAAAACCTGAAGGATTTTCTCAACGGTTTTCACTACGACGCCCATCCCATGGCGATCCTGATCGGCGTTGTCGGATCCCTCTCCGCCTTCTATCACGACTCGCTCAGCGTCAACGACGCACGCCACCGCGAGATCTCGGCGCATCGTCTCATCGCAAAACTCCCGACCATCGCTGCTGCGGCCTACAAGCACAGCATCGGCGAGCCGATCATGTATCCCCGCAACGACCTGCGCTATTGCGCGAACTTCCTGCACATGATGTTCGCCACGCCCTGCGAGGTCTACAAGCCGACACTCATCGCCGAGAAGGCGATGAATCTGCTGTTTATCCTTCACGCCGACCATGAGCAGAACGCCAGCACCTCCACGGTGCGCCTCGCCGGCAGCTCAGGTGCGAATCCCTTCGCCTGTGTCGCGGCGGGTATAGCCTCGCTTTGGGGTCCGGCGCACGGGGGTGCGAACGAGGCCGTCTTAGACATGCTCCACGAGATCGGGGATGTCAAGAATGTGCAGCGCTACATGGAAAAGGCCAAGGACAAGGACGACCCGTTCCGGCTTATGGGTTTCGGGCATCGCGTCTACAAGAACTACGATCCGCGCGCGAAGATCATTCGCGAGGTCTGCCACCAGGTGCTCGAAGAGCTCGCCGACAACAATAACCCATTGTTCGAATTAGCGATGAAGCTCGAAGAGATCGCGCTCAGCGACGCGTATTTCGTCGAGCGGAAACTCTATCCGAACGTCGACTTTTACTCCGGAATCATCTACCAAGCGCTCGGGATACCGCGCAACATGTTTACCGTGATGTTCGCGGTTGCACGCACGGTCGGCTGGGTGTCGCATTGGATGGAAATGATGTCCGACCCCAACAACCGTATCGGCCGCCCCCGTCAGATCTACCATGGCCCCACCCAGAGGGACTATCTGCCGATTTCCAAGCGCTAA
- the mdh gene encoding malate dehydrogenase encodes MNKITIIGAGRVGETTAQILAEEELCREIALMDVREGIPEGVALDILQMAPFFEFDCSINGSNDPQILRDSDLVIVTAGLPRKPGMSRSDVLEANVRIIDGVTDQIMQYAPDAMVLIVSNPVDTLTYRVAQRTGWDRNRVFGQAGVLDASRMASFIAQETGFSALDITTMVLGGHGDTMVPVPRFCTINGIPISHFISEERIAAIMERTRQGGAEILALRKTSSAYDAPGAAVAAMVDAIVNNRRRLLSCVALLEGEYGESDIAMGVPCVLGERGMESIVELDLNARERADFDRSASAVRADIERLNSLSLS; translated from the coding sequence GTGAACAAGATCACCATCATCGGCGCTGGCCGAGTCGGCGAGACAACCGCGCAAATCCTGGCCGAGGAGGAGCTCTGTCGCGAGATCGCACTCATGGATGTTCGCGAGGGGATCCCCGAGGGGGTCGCGCTGGATATCCTCCAAATGGCACCCTTCTTTGAGTTTGATTGCTCGATCAACGGCAGCAACGATCCTCAAATCCTCAGGGATTCCGATCTGGTCATCGTCACCGCCGGACTTCCGCGCAAACCAGGCATGTCCCGATCCGATGTGCTCGAGGCGAATGTTCGCATCATCGACGGCGTCACCGATCAGATCATGCAGTACGCGCCCGATGCGATGGTGCTGATCGTCTCCAATCCGGTCGATACACTCACCTACCGGGTGGCGCAACGCACCGGCTGGGACCGCAATCGTGTCTTCGGACAGGCCGGTGTTCTCGACGCCTCGCGCATGGCCAGCTTCATCGCTCAGGAAACCGGTTTTTCGGCGCTCGACATCACGACCATGGTGCTCGGCGGGCACGGCGACACGATGGTGCCCGTGCCGCGTTTTTGCACCATCAACGGGATCCCGATCTCGCACTTCATCTCCGAGGAGCGTATCGCGGCCATCATGGAGCGCACCCGTCAAGGCGGCGCCGAGATCCTTGCCTTACGAAAAACCTCAAGCGCCTACGACGCGCCGGGGGCCGCGGTTGCGGCGATGGTCGACGCCATCGTCAACAACCGCCGGCGGCTCCTCTCCTGTGTCGCGCTGCTCGAAGGTGAATACGGCGAGAGCGATATCGCGATGGGCGTTCCCTGCGTGCTCGGCGAGCGGGGCATGGAGTCGATTGTCGAGCTGGATCTGAATGCGCGCGAACGGGCGGACTTCGACCGCTCGGCAAGCGCGGTGCGCGCCGACATCGAACGCCTGAACAGCCTGTCCCTATCATGA